A stretch of DNA from Cyprinus carpio isolate SPL01 chromosome A25, ASM1834038v1, whole genome shotgun sequence:
CAGGACCGGAACCTgagctgttacacacacacacacaaagtcagaGAGCTAAAGGAGTGTTGAGAGCAGTAAAAGGTCACATTCTCTCCAGCGCTAACAAAGGTAAACTTGGCTTTTTGGCACAGtaaagtcactcacacacaactactgagtgatttaaaggggtcatatgatgcgatttcaagtcttcccttctctttggagtgttacaagctgattgtgcatagataagatccctgaagttgcaaagactaaagtcttaaaatcaaagagatattctttatcaaagttaagactctgccacgcccccctaaaacggctcattcaaacacgcccccacatctctatgtcatgatgtggaaatatttgcgtaatgctacCCAAATTTTCAcataaagaaagaaggcatggtttcagtaactgcagttagttTTGAAGCAGCCacgtcagggagatgctgtgtgtatctaggcgaaagcaaaagcactttatttggccttccgaaagtagatgcatttaggaatctttaagattacttgcaacagaacagcaacgcattttatggacgaccgtttcgtgaacctaggagaggaggtaattctgaatTTGCTgcgacaatctggtgcttcttaatcagctactgtaagtatgttttgttattagttgcactgttcaaatgcagagttttgcgcgtcgtgtgtgtgcacgcatgtactgcaaacacataggagcttcatcactgtgtctgtcacgcgactctgtttccctttcgggcttgaactgatggtaagctaaggacattattaactatctttacatttattttgaaagatgaagctcacgattatggaaaggggtgttacatttcccaCGAGTGCTTGCGacgttcggccaatcacaatgcactgggtcagctggcgaatcagagcagactgcacttgttGGAAGGAGGGACTCTGTAGAAAActacgcgtttgagagaggcgggggatagaggacctacaataatgtacagtatttgaaaaatgatgtctcttttgaacattaaagcatgtcaacatattctgttacaccaaatacacaaaataatgatctttaaaaaaagcatcatatgacccctttaaagatctTAAGCATGCAGCAGTAATCCTCACATACTGATTTAAAACTGCTCATTTTGCACTGAAAACtatttgaactttattaaaactatttgcactgatttattgtgttggttacattttgtttctttgtgcagTGGCTCAGGAGATAATTTTTTGAGTCTGTAAAAACctcaacaaactgaaaaaaaaaaaaaagttttattagagtatgtgtaatttaagtttttttttttttttttgaggtaatgtaatcttgttaaaatggatttaatAAAATTGGTATTGAAAAAAGTATCGTTCAGGAACCGGTATCAAAGTCAaggttttgatttattatataaagatttgtttgaatgatataaatgtgtatttgctgaaTGTTAACAAAAAACTAGAAAGTTTTATactgtttgcctttctattaccaataatataaaataattatatttatataaatgatatttataatattaataataatatttttattcctttgtttaacagttctatctgattattagacagacttctatcagTATTAGACAGAACTGCTAAACAGCGACAGCAAACAAtgaagagagagaatgtgagcactgtgttcacagcaccatcaaaataaaagccctgcCTCAAACACATCAGCCAAACAGGAAAACTTATTGCCccatgccgatatttgaaaaactACCAGCCATTTTTACCAACAAAATAAATCGGTCGGCCACTAAtcttaataattcattaatatcataatatatgatCTCTTATATTAACCATCTGCACACACTGACTCAGCTCCTCCCGACCGCAGACCCAGGTTTCCAAGCCAATTTTTCCTGCATTTTTCAGTACATTTCTTGCTTTTTTCCAATCATTATGAACAACAACTTTTGGTATATGATAAAAGCTCCTTGTGGTTTCTCGGTTTGAGCAATCAGAAACTATGCAAAACATATCCATTTTTGAGTTTGTGATAGTGGTTCCTATGTAGAAAATCACTTCCTGCATTTCGCCACAGCAGCACAGTGACGTGACATCATGTGCAAACAAGCTATTCATCGATGTGACTATCCCACAATAGAAATAATGAGGTGTTCCTAACGGTAAAGTCTCCGCCCTCTATTACAGAGAAGCTCTGTCTGTGTCGCAACAGAGAAAAACTtccttataataaaaaaatgacagacgGCTCAAAAAGATGAACAAGTAATGGAGTGATTTTGTGTTCTTCATTgttaaaaaagtactaaaaatatattaaaatcgtACATAAAAGTACCTCAGCAGGGTAAAGGCGGCGGTCTATGGAGTGTTCAGAGCCCCAGGCGTTGTTCTCCCCCCAGTGAAAATGAAACTGGCATAGTCTGAACTGATCCTCTAGTGGTCCTCCTTTCAGAGCTAAAAGAGGTTCATTTCAGTTCATAGCTTTCTCACACCACAGAACTGTTCATTTGTTCTTTTCAGCCACAATTGTTAgacaataatacaattaaaacaaaatgttttgctgtGTTCTTGGTAACACAATTAAAACCAAGTCACACtggaaattgttttattattgtaaaatcagaataaattaatatgtCATGGGATCAAGATTTCCAttcattttgtgtcattttattttctttaattttattaacgATGGTAGTTGCCAATTCCAAGTCAGcatagttttattataataactgtAGTACAGACAATGAAGATGAAGCTTACTGGATTTGTCAGTGGTGTCGTCGTACTCGACCAGAAAAGAGTACCCATTATTCCAGATCTGCTGGCAGGTTCTCGGGTCATACTGCACCTTCAGGGGTCTGAGCTGCGGATCAAAGATGCTTTTACGCACCACAATGTCAATTGGTGACTGGCGATCTCCACCGGGAATGGCGAGCGGCTCCTGCCACATCGGATGCACTGGGAAGAGAATGACTGGTCAGGACAAGGAACCAGACAAAACTAGTGATCTAGCCAGCATTTTGGTCATCATAATGTGCAAATGCAAGCGTGGTGCTccaaaatgctgtctatgtaggcaaaATCCATTTTCTTAAGCAACctaaaaagaacacattttagAAATCATATGCCAGTTTTTACTAAAAACATCAAAAGACAAACATGCCTTATTAAAACATACAGAATACATACTagagactgatagatagatagatagatagatagatagatagatagatagatagatagatagatagatagatagatagatagatagatagatagatagatagatagatagatagatagatagatagatagatagatagaacacatacatacattttatggCACAAAGTGCAGCCTCATGCATTGTGGTACACATTTGTTCTgaaattaaacacttaaaatcCAAACAgggaaaaaagcagcaaaaagaaACCCAAAGCAGGACAAAAAGCTGACGAGCCCGTCTTCTGGAACTTGTTAGAGAAGTGAAAGTCGAGAAGAAAATATGCTTCCTTCTGTGACTcgatgattcaaaaaaaaaaaaaaaaaaaaaaaaaaaaaactcatatgtGGAATGTCAGGGAAAAACTGACTGTAGAGCTCAACAGGAAGACAGTCAGCAGAGTTTTATGCCACCTTTATGAGTAGACATTCCCTTGGGAATATTTTAGGCGATCCTTGAGCAAACAAGTAAAAGCTCCTTTATACAGCGAGACGCTCGTCTTACACAATAACTTCTTAGATTGTGGTCACATGCTCCAGATTCTATAAAAGGAGATGATTTAAAGCAGCCAGAGAATGTGAGCAACTGCCTTTCATGAGATTAAAATGGCCTTTACTATAATTCCTGTCAGCCATTGAAGTGGTCTAGCAAAGAGGGATTACAACTGTGCTGACCCATTTTATGGAAAGCAAACACAGCATGGGTtctaacttttattttctttcccaaAACCATAGCTGATAGACCACATTTAACAACTAGGTTAGTTGTATGTAACCCTTACTTATTAAACTTCAACTGTTCTTTACTTTTATGTGGCTTTCAATGTATAAACAATTATAATCAGAAAAGACTGGCTTTATTTTGCTGATAAACCAATCTGGTTTAGATAAGATAAGGTTTACACAATGCAAATGACAGCTATCAGGTGCTACTAATCACATGGTAAAGATAGGAGTACAAATAACAGTTATATTAATGTTCAGAAATATGAATGTTATATGTATGATATACTTGCAGCGTGCAAACCTCTTAcagcatgattataaaaaaaagataaaatctaAGGTTATATATAACTACTCCCATTGAGTGACAGCTTAGTTTAGCCTAAGTTTACAACCCTGTTATTCTCATTCTTGCAAAaattacattaagaaaaaaataaaaaattgattagCATTGATCCTTTACTCATGCATTTCCTTTCAATGATAATGTAttgaaaatgcaagaaaaaactTTGTAACctgtgtaaagtttttttttttttgcatgtcagtAACTGTCGTCAAATTACATATTCTTACTAAAAAGTAACacaaatcagtttatttattttaaaaagctcttacggagacaaaaaaaaaaaaaaaactttaattaaacataCTTTGTCTCATGTGACTTGCATCTTCAGGGCCATATTCAATGAAGTGTTCTTCAGATATAAACATGCCCCATATCTCTTATGGGCGGGGCTTGTGGAAAAACTGTGACATTTGAAACATGTAAAACACGAAGTAAACGGATGAGGTTAGTACATGCATCCAAAATGTTAACACTCAAGGTTCATTTACCACCTAAACATGATAAACTACTGCAACTGATCTGAAACAATCAATGCAATGATAACTAAGCGCAGTGTTTCATGTAAACATTCAATTTCACGCAAAAACCGGAAGTCGTTCAGGAAGGCGTTTTCGCTGAcaataaacatacacagtgtGACTGCACAATCATCAACCCAGTCATAAAGGACACTACAACATCTGTAATAAACCCTAGTGGTGAAAACAGTGCACAAATAGtccaaagaaagaaaagaaaaaaaaaaacactaaacaaaacaagGTGGTGGGATTTTTAACATGAtgcaaagaaatatatatatatatatatatatatatatatatatatatatatatatatatatatatatatatatatatattaataataataaaaataaagtatagcaAAAATGTACTAACCTTGACTGAGAACAAATTTGCTGGAGCAAGCAGACAAGTTACATGCCCGAGCAGGTATCCAGCGCTGGTTTCTAACACGCTTCAGCAGATGTCTGTGGATCTGCCGACCGAGAGGCGCTACGATCGCTGCCAGTGTCACCATGTTTTTCGTTTACTCTAACAATCTAAAATGAATGATATAGGGCCCAGATTAAAACTCAAAGCATGTGAAATATTGTCCTTTCGCGTGTGCTCTCGTGCCGAACTTGTCCCAACAACACCTAACTTGCTCTCGCGCCCTACTGGTTGGTGGATGAAGGCAAAAAGGGCTGCTTAACAACACATACCAAACTCCAGCTGTCTGTGTTTTACGAAACTCAAACAGCTTTTGTTTATAGTCAAGAGAACATGACGAAAATGACGCGCATGTGGACAGACGGGTTTAAACATCCCAGTAAAAGGGGATAAAATGGAGGAAACGTCCAGCAGTTTGGGGTCGGTCGGGTGTCCAGCTTCAATCCAATCAGCTTCATCCACAGAGGGGCGTGCAGAGGAGGGCCGAGACAGGGCACGCGGAGATGGCTATGATGTCACATTCAAGACGGggaatttatttacaataatacaataattacatATAAACTGGGTAATAATGGTAACCATTATTGTGTGGATGAACAAATAACTAAATGAGTTTTCTTACGTTttccgatatttttttttttttttaaatatttttattaataatggtgtttgtaattatttgtaatcaTCTGTTCTGGTACACTTtgtaaaaagcataataaaactaatttaaagcctaaacataatttgcatttacaataaataatactaaaataattttcatcaCTCTGTTGAAaacaaaccatagactgtaaaaaaatatggacgtagtgtccgtgacgtcacccatagactcctcaagagcggttttgaagctcaaagtgtgcagagcgggccgtcgccatcttggcagagcgtcaccgcgcgactctcccggataattgaaaatgggcaaaaaggcgggagctggttgctgaagccacgcccacctagcgcgacggcattgtaaGCAGctgcaatccacctgtcactcaagtggccacgcccttaattatgcagaactttaaggcttaatctaatttaaacggatgagttataaaaaaaattcaccccccctcacagttgtcatgaagggcaaaattagcaatatagaccaaaatcattttttgaaccaggctgtaaacatgtttttttctgctgtaaagttgggcattttaacatggggagtctatgggactgactcccttttgcagccagcctcaagcggccagtcgatgaattacagttttagtcacttccttattggcttcacgagagagagcgcgaggttgccgctcgaaACAAACACGTCTTAATAAAACGCAACTTATCAGTGAGTTTGTCCGAAAGTGAGCTCAGAACAAAGTGAACCGATTTGTGAACAAAACCGACCCATAGTGcaatatttaaaggtgctgtatgtaagattttgactttaataaagcataaaaataccataatatgtttgcagatatttaagaaacatgctaagtttcTAAAAACAATGCTACCGTcagttattctgctttgaaaatgtgcgttctgggccTGAATGTCAGTctatgttttggtttgtgaaacccgcccactgctagtttacccaattgtatctcagcaccccgggttgccagttggcggaaaacccAGCGTATTTCacttcattcatcgtcaagtgcgctcctTGCTgctggtgtcgtcaatctggcaacctgcgtgtgcgtcaagtctgaggaggactTGATttttctccaatattttgaatttggactgcaaaacctagttcaaccactcggtgtcaatcctacatacagcacctttaggTTGACAGAAATTTGTGGTAGTGTCCGAAACCATAGTGGACAATACCGAGTGCATTCAATCGTGCCCACACTAAGAATTTCCAAATTTGCCACTGAAGACAATAACTTGAATTTTACTTGACGTGCCAACTAGAGGAAGGGTTAATGTGTCATGTAGCATTTAGATAAACCCTTCTGACGACAAATACCACGTGAACCGTGGACTCTGACACCCACGTGAGTAATAAGTGAAAACAGAATGTTCTTACGTCAAACATTCTAATGTAAACAACGTGCAATTAGGACACTGTATCCTTTCAAGACCACGCTTTCATggtaaataaaggataaataaataagatactCTAGTTTATTCAGCTGCTCAATTTGGTCAGTAAAGCATGGGCTCATCTATACcgcttaaaaactgaaaatataagaaTGAAAGAACAGTGTAAATAGTTGTCCGAgtgtattttcttaaaaaaaagtcacaatattTTTCATTGTGGTTAAAAAGCAATGCAACAGAAGACATACAAACCATCAAACAGTAATACAGTATTACTGAAATTTGGTGATCTGAAATATTACTGAGGTTGGCAACAAAAACAACCTGTAATAAATATGGAATATGGTTTTCtagatgaaaaaaatgcattgaaatacCGTGAGCACTTTTGTCAGCTTTTCTAAACCACTGCAAAATATGACACGCAttgtaaaaaatacaaagttGAAAAGCATTTTATCCATCTGAGTAAAACCTAACCGAGTGCAGTTCATAACTCGGCTGTTTTCTGTTCCCAAAAAACAAAGGACAGAAGGAAAAGACGACATCCATTGAGCTTGAAccatattgtacatatatatttacatgtttggtAAGAGAAACCGTACAAAAATTCAACTGGAGGAAAATCCTCTATTGTGGACAGGTGATATCTTGTCAATTTTGCTAGTCTAAAGCGATGATGTCTTCATCATCATCCGCCGGCTGCTGGTCAAGGCGTTTGCGCTTAGACGCAGCATCATCTGTATCAGTGCCATGATGCTTTCTCTTGCGGTTACTAGACTCCGGGGAAGCTTCCATGGTGCTCGAGGACGGTTCTTCGTCTGAGTCTACGATAAGGACGTCATCGTCCTCTGCAGCTGCTGTAAATATGAGAAAAGTGCATTACTCAAAAGCAGTGAAACTTTTTCACCAATGAAATACAAAAGATGATGTTTAGCTGAATGTTCATATacaatttttaggtgaaatattcgCTTTAAGACTGATGTTTTGCAGGCAATCCATGTTGTTCTTACCTTTAGATGAGGTAGATGGCTGGGCAGAATCTTTGTTACCGTTGGCAATGTTTTTCCCTTCTTCTGGGACACTTGGTGTAGGCGCTTTATCTGGGGCGTCACCCACTACTTCAAACTCGACATCCTTTTCCAATTCCTCACTGCAATAAATGCCAGATACATTTTAATATTCGAGAAAACCAAAGTATCATCCTTGTAGCTAAATGAAGCCACACTGACCTGTGAATTAAATTGACCAGTAGAGTGTAATCCTGTAGGAAGTCATCTACTTGAAGACGGCTGCCGTTCCGAATCCCAAAGTCAGACAAAAATTTGTTATTGTTTGCTGTagagaaacagagagacaaaaacattaaaggagacctatattatgcaaaattcacttgtATAAGTTGTTTGAACACAAATGTGTCTAAACAATCAGCCTATAATGCtaaaaaaatccacccactcctttaTTTATAGTGCCCATAAATCATAAACAATCTCCCCAAACGAGTGGTTCCAAATTTTCCCCTACTCTTACGTAAGAGTAGGGAAGCCCCGCCCACGACTGCTGATGATTTGCCTTATTAGCATAGATCCCACCCCGAGTGAGCCGCACACAGTCCGCCATGTTTACATCATCGCTAGAGCAGCTAGAGATATGTCTCTGCTACATAAACATTATAACTGTTATGTTGTTAgctgtaataatgaacataaggGTCTCCATATACTCCCGGCGTCTGTGCCACTGAGgatgcagtggattacttttATTCATGAAGGGAATGTGTCCaagaaaatagctaaatttgtatATGTTTGTGCAGATCATTGAGACTGCTTTGCAAATGAGGGTCATTAAAACACAAGACTTGCCCAAAAGTTGATTCTCAAAGATGAACCAATACCAACTGTTCGTAATGCAACTTCATATTCAGGATATGCAAGTAcctcaaattattttgtgaatgTTTGCAAATCAGCTTTCTGAATGTGCTTGTTGGCATGTTGTATCTTACTGTATTCGCAGAGACCAGAaccatgttatttatatttttaaggcaAAAACGCTCATCATCTTCATAATTCCCAAACGCACATTTATtgcttcttaaaaataaataacgacAGCACTGGTCTCTGTGAATACAGTCTGAGACAATGGTAACTTTAGCCACATTAGCCGTACAGCATGCTAACATGCACGTTCAGAAATGCGATTTGCAAACACTCACAAAATATGAAGTGTGGTACTTGCGTGTTGTGGATATGAAGTTGGATCAcaaatagggatgtaacgattaaccgtgagctggttgaaaatcaaTGAAATGTGACGATTTAAATCTGTTGAGATGttaaatcgcgattcatttagggctaggagtttatatgaatgcaagtctgaggggaacttactgtctttagaaaagttacgatggtatttttttttcatcttgcctctgtataatgcatattatacaTAAGTATAGATAGTTtttaagtgcagcgctgcttcgtttacagcagaaaccaaggaaacgctttaagcgccacctactggcagagaTTGAATCTGCGTCTCATCCAGCTTGTCCACTGTTTcaggcagatatttttatgtatagtttcacaaaacttaagtcaaaccattctgttattgcttcaaaatttcaaaattatacaatctaatttagattaaaaatctttgtttggatcatgattaaaatgctatCCAGAGCGActaacaaatgaggacaatagaagcaatcaaaaacaacaaaagagcaataatatgcaagtgctatattagtatattgttatagttatatttcaatttcacaaagaaatgtacagcattttgtccaagcgataataaaataacacctttaattaataattagtcaaatatcattttgtttaaaaaaaaaattaataaatcgtgGATCAAATagaattgtgaaatcaaaatcgtgaaccgaatcgaatcgtgagttgagtgaattgttacatccctaatcACAAACAGCTGGTATTTATCCTTCTTTAAGAATTCTATTGGCTGTGTGACTGACATTCTCCAGTTTTATTACTGGAGTGTCCAAAAGGCTCCGCCCTCTTCTGAAAGTGGgaggggagcagcagctcatttgcatttaaagagacacacacaaaaacagtatgtGTGCTCGCACCCAAAAAGAGTAATTTTGGGCATGGTAAAATAATTGATTTGTGGGGaaatttgagctgaaacttcacagacacattctggggacacctgagacaaaaaaatgacatcttgtaaaaagggtcATAATAGGTCCCTTTTAAAACAAAGCTCATGTTATGCGAGTTATGTAATGCCAAATCTGATAAAATTAGAAATTACCCTCATTACCATACGgacaaagaaatgtagaaataaataaatgtagaaataaatgttgaaataaataaatatagaaataattatgtaaataaatacataaatgtataaatagaagaaaaaataaatgtggaaaaaaaaaaaaaaaaggtataaataattatttttgtttttacttctctttgtatatttatacatttattttcacatttttacgtttatttgtatatttatttatttctaattttgtcaGGTTTGGCATCCCAAATCAAACCAGAGTATGTTATAGTAGAGCACAATGCCCTCTAGAGGCTAACTTAATTGATACCTTCAGTCTCTCCTTCCTCTGAGGAGATGAGGATTGTTCCTTTTCCATCCTCAATTTGCACATCTGGTGCCACCATGCCAAACTTCTCCTTCAGTATCTGAAAAAGCAACaccataaatgaaaatgattacttTCCAATCCAGACTTGAATCTCTTGGGagatcacaaaaatatataagggTTTTGGATTGAAAAAACAAATTACTGGTACCTTGTCCTGAAGAGCTTGCACAATGGTTTTGTGCACATTAAGTTTGACTGTGACCTCAGGTTTGCTAGCACACACATAACAGCTGGGATTAGGAGGGTCCAGCGCACATGGTACAAGAAGCTTTTTCCTGGGGTTCGGCTGCTTAttcaggaaaattaaaaaaataaaaataacataggAATAAGACTATGGGcatgtccaaatacccacacttgtggtcttggaCACTTGAGAGCACATGCACACAACGAGCAGTAAGTGCGCAATactgtcccaggtcttaaaaacACCAAAGTGCAGTGCCTATAACAcacactaaaatttttttttttataaatctgcaCTATCACGAATACCTCTCTGAGGTGGTAATCAAGTCTAAGCATAACCCATCATTCTTAATCTGGAACTAAATCATCAGAGTTTTTGCTAAGAtctcacggaaacctttccagtGTAAAAATTAGTAAGATAATACACTTAATTTGttagtaaaacaaagtgttgaacattttattggtgcaaagatgagtatgtgtattttgtacaacatttgcaactgctttttatcacttatttAGAAGCACCACAATTACTAAACTGTGTAATCTGTTATAGGGACTAGAACAGAGATTTAGAATTTTATTgtattgaaaatcaaaataaacctcTGCAAACACCTGCATTATTATAACACTGTAAGTGTGTTCCATTAGGTACTGAAAAGTTcaacacacacttgtggtcttcatgctcacttgaacacttgaaACCAATAACAGGAAATACATCACATAAGCAGGCAAACGCAAAAACCGCAAGTGTGAGTACTTGGACAAGCACTATAACTCCCACCTTTACCACTTGACAAGACTTTCAAAAACAGGAAAGGGTTAAAAAGGTCTTCACAACCAAAACTACAGCTGAGCTGTAATTACCTTAAACCAAGTGAGAGaaacaaatggaaaaaagtaCTAGATAAAACAGGACATGATGCAATTCGTGTTTCAAAACTGTGTGTCGGGTGTGAAAAGAGCAACACTGCAAGTTTACCGTGCGACACTGGTCAAACTCGGA
This window harbors:
- the LOC109112193 gene encoding carbonic anhydrase 5B, mitochondrial-like isoform X1, with translation MVTLAAIVAPLGRQIHRHLLKRVRNQRWIPARACNLSACSSKFVLSQVHPMWQEPLAIPGGDRQSPIDIVVRKSIFDPQLRPLKVQYDPRTCQQIWNNGYSFLVEYDDTTDKSTLKGGPLEDQFRLCQFHFHWGENNAWGSEHSIDRRLYPAELHLVHWNSDKYSLFEESVIEDNGLAVIAVFLKIGKRHEGLQKLVDALPAVRHKDSVVEFTKFDPACLLPENIDDYWTYAGSLTTPPLTEAVTWIVMKQHIEVSHDQLAVFRSLLFTSAEEQLQRSMVNNFRVQQALKGRTVRSSFTPFL